The Tubulanus polymorphus chromosome 3, tnTubPoly1.2, whole genome shotgun sequence nucleotide sequence cattttatttataGGTTGGGTTTGATGGTTAGGGTCCAGAGCCCAGGGTTGGGCTATTAAGACTGGGGAGGGTTGAGGGGCTAGAGAGACTTGAGTAGAGAGTCAGAAGTCGTAGATGATACCAGTGTCAGTGAAAGAGCCACATTTCCATCCGGCCAGCCGTCTTATTCTCATTGAATTAACTTCCTAGTTCTTCTGTACTGTCCATGTCAGGGTTTATAGTCAGTAACGTCAgttggtttagtttcacgatcagaTATTTAAACAAGCCcatctgattttaaaagcTTAATCCCACCCACGATTAGGATCTATATCAGGAACAAGGGTCAAGTCAGCATCAGAATAGAtcaacttttctttttctagtattgactattATTGTCATATTGAtgattagtcagtaacctgtctgtggtttagtttcacaatcggatattttcacaaaccacataagcccatccgattataaaaagcttaccaccaacgattaggtaactaactaattcTAATTGATGATGTGAATGATGAATTTCAGACACCACAGTTTTTGGGTGAAACTTACGATCATGGTGGCATTTATAATGTCTCCCCAGTTTTCTGACTTGCTCTTCCTCGGTTAGCAAGGAAGGAACATCTTCAATTCGAGCGAGGGACATTTTAAAAGTAGAAAACTTCGATTTATCCCAATATAACAGCACTCATATCCTCCATGTTGTTTACAGGTTGTCaagaataatgatagtaaAACCGATAAACGAAACGAGTAGTAAGATAAAATGTATACTTTGAGTATAAATCATCTCAATCGTAAAAGGGCACATATGCCATGAGATAAAAATAACATATATTGAATATCTTAATTACTTTTTTGTATTGCATGTGTAGATTTCTCGTCGAAATTGGTGTTCAATGATGTACAACGCTCCGCTAAACGGTTTACAACTTATGATAACCCTAATTGGTTACTCGCGTTCCAGTGCTAGCTTCATACTCAACTGCCAGTGCTGGAATAagtgtatcaattcaattcaattctaacatattTATCAAGTCAGTCGAGGGGTCTTACCCGACTCACGTACTGGCAAGATCCACCGCGTGCGACGGGATGTATTCTGTCATTGCGATGTCATTGATTACAAAGACACTGGGGTACTAAGCACCAGCTGTCTCAACATGATTGGATTGGAGACCAATACCCCCGGCCGGGCGGGCGACCTTAATCCGGCCACGCCGAGGAGGACTTTTACTGTCAAACTCCCAAACTCCGAGACCCAGGTTTCGACTCACGACTTGGGTGCAGCTCTTCATGAGCATATCTCAGGTGTGGGATGCTCTAACTCGCCTGCGCGGTCGGTCCGAATGAACTCGAGAAAACTAATGGTTGACATCACTCATAGCTTTATTCACAGATCGCACTAACTAATTCAGAAACGTCCAGCGTGATCGACACTGCGACAGAAATAAGGTAGTTCCaacatttataaaataagaaaaaaatatatgtatagaAGCAAACTATACGGAACAAAAACGGACCATAAATATGGAGGTTCCTATTAACGCGCCGGGCAGCGGCCGTCATCGGGTTCCACCACTGAACAACTAATGGTTACAGTAAAGCACTATCTGTTGCTGCTGCCCATCTCACATTTATACGTCATGTTTCTGCTATACGGAGTTTCTATTATTTTAACCGTGATAGTTTGATGTGGTGCTTGCGATATACGACGCGAAGAAAATCAGATAAATAATCAAAACGGCGATCCACAAAACATGTAAGGCGATACCGCAGCCTAGAGTTATCATACACCATCGACGAGCTTCCCTGGAGAGCTGCTGAGCTCCGGGTCCATCTCCTCGCCTTATAGCATCCCTAACTTCTGTAGACTTTATAACAGCCACGATACCTAACGGCCAAAAAcaacacaataaaactaaaatcgCCATCACCAGATAATCCGACGGTGGATTAGCGAGAGGGGCTGCCTGGGCGACGATAATCTGTTGATTACCAGGTGCGTAATATCCAACAGGTTGGGCGGCGTATTGGACACCTTGAGGTGGATATTGTCCACCTTGAGGTGGATACTGTCCACCTTGAGGTGGATATTGTCCACCTTGCTGTGGTGGATATCCACCCGGTGGTCCACCATACTGAGGGGCCCCTGAAacagaaaaatacaaatattttatCTACAGCGGGGAACTCTATATTGAAAACCttgttgaattaattataGAGGATTGTTTGGAATATCAATTAGCGGACTGTACCTGGTGGAGGCTGGTTGTACGGTGGAGGTGGTTGCTGTTTATCCGACATGTTTACTATTGATTTATATCAACctgaaatacaaaacaaaagaagatAACAATTTCATAACTGGCTATGGAAAGAGACAGAGCGTGGTAAATTATTGCTGGTTATTCTAGATGCTCAGATAATTGTCCATTTCTTCGGATTCTCTTAGGACTGGACACCAAAACGCCTTTTAAAGGCTTCACGGACTAGACCTAGGAAGTAATTGCCCcctaacccccccccccccccaccacATACTCTCAGCTTCCGGGATCCGCCTCTGTAACTTACCCTTAATTAGAGAATCGAAACGTGACATTTGGGGTGACGgtttatatatacaaatgataaGAACACTTCAGCTTTATATTATCAGAGTTGTCATGGATAC carries:
- the LOC141902456 gene encoding uncharacterized protein LOC141902456, which translates into the protein MSDKQQPPPPYNQPPPGAPQYGGPPGGYPPQQGGQYPPQGGQYPPQGGQYPPQGVQYAAQPVGYYAPGNQQIIVAQAAPLANPPSDYLVMAILVLLCCFWPLGIVAVIKSTEVRDAIRRGDGPGAQQLSREARRWCMITLGCGIALHVLWIAVLIIYLIFFASYIASTTSNYHG